The DNA segment CCATGCCACCATACGGAGGTTATGCACAATATTCCCACTAGCAACGATGAGTATACCTTGTTCTCTCAGTGGAGAAAGTTCCTTAGCGATTTCAAAATGTTTTTCAATCGAAAGTTTGTAATCCATACTCAATTGTACGATGGGTACATTTGCCCTTGGATACATATGTTTTAATACACTCCATGTCCCATGATCCAAACCCCAATCATAATCCAGTTGGACTGATTGTGATTTGACAAGGGATTGGATTTCCTTTGCCAAACTGGGATTCCCAGGAGCAGGGTATTGTACTTCAAATAAGGCCTTAGGAAATCCACCAAAGTCATGTATGGTGGGTGGATGTTCCATCGCTGTGACAAAGGTTCCATCTGTGAGCCAGTGTGCAGAAATCACAAGAATCGCCTTTGGTTCCGGAAAGGTTTTTGAAACATTGCGAAGGCCTTCGACAAATTCGTTTTCTTCAATGGCATTCATTGGACTACCATGTCCTAAAAATAAGGACGGAAAGATCTCACTCTTTTGTATTTTGTCTGTATCCATGAAAATCTCCCTCTCTTCCGATTCGAAAACGAATGATTTGCTAAAAAAACTGAATCTTAATATTAGTTTAATATTAAACTATTTATCGTCAATCTATTTTGTCTCCGAAAAGTCACTTTTTTAATCGGTAAAAAAATTCTGATTTTCGAATCCGGAAAAAAGTGATTCATTATTCGATCAAAGAACAGTACACTTTGTTCTCATATTTAAATCATCACAGAGGAAAGAACCAAATGGAACCTAAAGAACAGATTGAAACAATCCTAAGGGAATTATTTTCCAATCATAAGACAAATAGAATCCCTGAGTTTTTTGCTTCCCACTACATTTCGCACACTTCAAAAAAGGACTACAAAGGTTTAAAAATTGTGAGCCAATGGATCCAAAACTTAAATCGATTTTTGTCGGACTTAAAACTTGTAAAGTTAGAATTCATCCATGAAACGAATGATCTTGTTGTATGGAAACGTACGATCAAAGGGAAAATCAAACCTTCCAAAAACAAAAAACTTCCAGTAGGAAAATTAATCAAATGGGAAGAGATGATCGTTTCTAAATTCAAAGGAAATCAAATTGTCGAAGAATGGATTTCCAGTGAATTTCTCGGTGCTTTGCTTCCGTTAGGAAAAAAATAATAGAACATTAAGTTATTTTAAATTCCAACTGAAACTTACCACCTAATTTCGAATTATTAGTATCAATTAAAATCTAGGAGATCTATATGGCAGCACCGAAAAAGAAAAAACTACTCACCAAATCGCAACCGAATGTTTCTCCATCAAAAACAAACCCCATCACACCTTTTCTGATGTTCAACGCAAACTTAGAAGAAGTTACTAAATTTTATACAGCCATCTTCAAACAATCTAAAGTGATTTCTGTAAATCCAATGCAGGCAGAGTTCATTTTAAACGGACAAAAATTTTCAGCCTACAATGGTGGTCCTGAATTCAAATTTTCATGGGGTGTTTCCTTTATGATCCACGTAGAAACTCAAAAAGAAGTCGATCATTATTGGAATGAACTTTCAAAAGGTGGGAAAGAACTCATGTGTGGATGGGTCGAAGATAAATATGGAATGGTATGGCAAGTCACGCCAAACATTTTATTAGAATTGATTTCGCATAAAGATCCAAAGAAAAGAGAGAAAGCAACTCAGGCGATGTTAAAGATGCAAAAAATTGACATTGCGAAGTTAAAAGAATCAGTTAAATAAATGGTTTTAATTCACTATATAAGATTTAATTTTTATCTAGTGAATTAAATTTCGATCGGTGTATAGAGGGACATTTCAAAACTTGTTAGGTCAACTGTATATTGATTTTGAGTATAAAAGGGTCCCCCAAATCCAATCCTCCAAGTAACAGGACCCAAAGGTAATTCATAAAAGAAATAATAACTTTTTGCATAGTTCGTTCTTGAATTAACTCTCCCTTTACTTATGGTTGATAACGCATAAATTTCCAATGGATTCAGTCTGCCATTTGACGCTGCTGCAAACATTAAATAACTAATTGGTTCGATGGATCCAGAACTTCCACCAGTTAACAAGGAATAAGCACCTAATAATTCTAAATTGTTTCCAGTAGATAGGTTGGTTAATAAATAGGCTTTGTATGGATCTCCATCGATATTACCTGTTGTTAGCAGTGAATATCTTCCTAAGTTATCAATTTTATTTGCAAATGTTGCTCCAGAGTTAAAAACAACAGCGTTTGTAAATAATCCAATGCCATCATTAAAATCTGCAGTTCCTTGTAAGTTAACACTACCAACACCAAATCCAAAACCTATCCTAAAATTATCATTCCCACCTTTTCCCAAATAGAAGACTGGAAGTAACATCGAATAGGTTCCCTTAACCTCTGTTTGCAAATCTATATTTTCTTTTCCGTTTTGGTTTTCAGCTGTTGGAGTTACTGTGATGATTTGACGGGTGTTTAAAAAGGAAACGTTTCTGTTTAAAATAAAAAAGCCCCAATACTCTCCTAATTGCCAATCCTTCGTTTTTAAATCATAATTAAATTTTGTATTTCTTTCGGCACTATTGGATTCTTCAGCCATGATTGCCTTTCCCTTAGGACCGACAATATCAACAGAAGTACTTATGAATTGAACACCAGGATAAAAAGAAAAATACCTCGCACCTTTTGGATCATGAAAAACACTGATGATCTCTCTTCGCTTAGGTAAGGTTGGCGAAGTTTGAGGTTCTGACTGACTTACATTTTCCTTTTGGATTTCTTGGGAAGATACTGGAAATGAAGAAAAGAAAATGATCAAACAGATTCCGATCATTATCTTTTTAATCAATGTCGAATTATAATTATACAATTCCAAACCCTCGTGGTTAAACTGAGATTGTTTGTTTATCAGAAATTAGATTGTATTTTACCTTAATTTGATTGATTTTTTCTTCCATCGATTTCCACAAAGTTTCCTTCTCCGGATGGAAAGTACAAAGTACACCTTGTCTTACCAAATCAATGATCTCATCAATAGAGAAATCTAAAAATCGATACAACTTAAAAAATTCATACGTTAAATTGACATTAAAAATATCTGGATCGTCAGTGTTGATACAAAGCATCAAACCTTGGTCATAATAATAACGAACTGGGTGATTTTGTTCCTTTCGCACATACTTTCCAGTAAAAACATTTGATGTGACACAGATTTCGATTGGTATTTTGTTCTCTTTCATGTAGCGAACAAGTTCAGGATCTTGGATGGCAGATGTTCCATGTCCAATACGTTCCGCTTTACATAGATTCACTGCATCCCATATAGCCCACGGACCATCATCTTCCCCTGAGTGTGCAACACATCGTAAACCAGACTCACGTGCAATTTTAAACACATCTGCATAATCTTTTGCCGGACCCATTAGTTCAGCTCCACCGAGTCCAATTCCAATCACTTCTTTGTGTTTCAAACCTAACACACGTTTTAGATTGTTCATTGCATTTTCAGGGCCAAATGATCTAGAAACGTCAACAAGTAACCGAATGGAGATTCCATCTTTCACTTCGATTTGGCGAATTCGATTGACCATCACTTCTACCATTTCGTCAAAATCCAATCCGTTTTGAATGAACTTAGATGGTGCAAAAAAAGCTTCGCAATATACAATGTTATTAGAACGAAGGTAGTCAGCTAAACTATCAATGAAGTATCCTAAATCGGATGCCTCTTTGACAGATCCTTGCACAAAAAAGAAAACTTGGATGAAACCATTGAGGTCTTTGAAATTGTATTTATCTTCAAATTCTTGGTCTGTGACTTCGATTCCATTTTTTTTGTATAAGAACTTAAGAGTTTCCTTATTCACACAAGCTTCTAAATGCAAATGGACTTCCGTTTTTGGAATTTCGCGAATGAAGTTGATGACATCCTGCTCGTTTGGATGTGAAACAGAAAGGTCACCAGCAAGGAGAGATTTTCTTTCTTTTAAAAGTGTTGTTTGTTCTGAACCATCCATCCCTTCTTTTGGCAGAAGCCATAGTGGTGGGTGAAGGACAGGTAACTCCATGAGCGACACTCTCTCGTTTAAGAGTGTGTTAATTTGTTTATCAAAAGTAAGTTGGATGGTTGGCGAATACGGCCTGTCAGCTGGTAATCGACTTTTAAGGCGGTTTAATTCCGCAATATCACGGTCAATGACAGCAATGCGGCTAAGGATTTCAGAAAAAGGAACTTCCATGTTCCAGGAAAGAATGCCGAATTTGATGAGTGCCTACAAGTAGATTTTTAAACCTTGGGTGAAAATCCCTATTTAGGTTTGAAAAATCCCGTCGATAGGAAGTTTGGGAGCGGAAAAGACTGGAAATTTTTTCCGAATTATGTCGTATAAATGAATATGCTCACATCTCGCAAAACCTTCCTACCGTTTGCACTTCCTTCCATTTCAGAAGATGCAATTGAAGAAGTGGCTCAGGTACTCCGATCAGGATGGGTTACATCCGGACCAAAAGTGAAACAATTCGAGATGGAGTTTGGTGATTTTGTCGGTAGCAAAGAAACTATCGCCGTAAATTCTGCAACGGCAGGACTTCATCTAGCACTCGAGGCAATTGGTCTCTCATCAAACGATGCTGCCATCACAAGTTCTGTAACCTTTACTGCCACTGCTGAAGTCATCTGTTACTTTGGAGCCGAACCCATTCTTACTGATATCGATCCCATTCATAACATAATGTCTCCTGAAACCTTAGAAACGACAATCAGTTCTAAGTGCAAATGGAATGGGAAAGAACTAACGAGTAAAAAAACCGGGAAACGAATCAAAGCAATCTTACCTGTACACTTAGCTGGTTATACATGTGATATGGAAGCCATTCTAGACATAGCTAAAAAATACAATCTCTATGTGATTGAAGATGCTGCACATGCCTTCCCAGCGGTTCATAAAAACAAAATGATTGGAACCTGGGGTGATTTTACTGTTTTTAGTTTTTATGCTACTAAGGGAATTACCACTGGCGAAGGTGGAATGATCACCACACATCATAAAGAGTTTGCCGACCGAATTCGCAGGATGCGTTTGCATGGAATCAACCGTGATGCATTTAATCGACCTGGTTGGTACTATGAAGTCGTTGATGCTGGATATAAATATAATATGACTGATATTGCAGCAGCACTTGGTGTCGTACAACTTAAGGAATCACATGGATTCTGGGAACGAAGGACTGAAATTGCAAAACACTATAATGTTGAATTTTCTGGATTAAAGGGAGTCAAACTTCCTAAAGAAGATGAAAATGGAATTCATAGTTGGCATCTGTACCGGATCGAAGTTGATCCGAAAATGGCAAAAATTGGCCGAGATACTTTAGTTGAAGAATTGAAGGAAAGAAATATCGGAACTAGTTTACATTTTATTCCTATCTTTGAACATCCTTATTATAAAAAGACATTTGGATTCCAAAGAAAAGAATATCCTAACGCATGTCAGATGTATGATAAATCAGTTTCATTACCATTATTTGCTGGAATGACAAAAACAGATGAAAAAGACGTAATTGATGCTGTAAAAGAATTATTATCCTAGCACTAATTTTTGGTTGGATTGTCTTTCAAACTGGTCCGGAGTTCATAAAACTCTGGATCATAAAGTTTGATCAAATCAACTAAACCCAATATAAATTCTGAATCCGTTCCATCCGCCTTTCTTCGAATCCAAAATCCTACAAGTTCTTTCACAATTTGAGAATCCATTTTTTCATCACCAGAAAAGATAGAAAACTTTGCCGCTTCTTCAGGATCCTCGTTATCAGTATAAGCTGGATACAAAAAAAGGATAAAACGATCTAAATAATAAGGATCTAACCTAGATTCTTCAACTAACATTAAATAACGATCTGATTCTTTTCTGAAGAATTTAGGATTTGAATCTAATTTTTGATACACAATGAAAAAATCACGCGCTGTTTGTTTGAACCAAATCTCATAAATTGGCTTTGTTAATTGTAAAAACTTAGGTTGGGTTTTCGCAGGTAAAAACAAATTCCTAATTTTTTTAGGAAATTCTGGATTGTAATGTCCAAATTGGTACTGATCATTGAGTTCCAAATAATACTTGGAATGAGGACCGTTTAAAAAAATTTGAATTCCTAAATATTCGGAAAGTTTTTTTAAACTGATTACTGTTTGTAGTTTGCAGAAAATTTTATGATAGGATAACTCTTTTTCACAATACAATCCAATCTTAGGAAATTGGATCCATGTTGTTTCAATCAGATCTTTGAATTTTTTCTCTTGAGAAGAGTCTACCTCCTTTACTAATAAAGGGATAGACGTTTTTAAAACCGAACATGAGAAAAAGAAAACTAAGACAAGTTTACTTAATTTTATAAGTAATTTCTGCAGGTAAATTCTCCCATTCCGAATTTGAATCTTTACGAAAGTACACTGGCGAGATTGAATTTTTCAGATTCAAACTTTGGTATAAGATTAAATCCGTTTCTTTTTTTTCAAAATATCGTTTATCTGTATTACTGCCCAATCCTAAATCAGCAATTGGAATCCATCCATAACCCAACAAAAACACTGACAATGAATCTTGAATGGATTTTGGTTTTCCTTTATCGAATCGAATCATACGAAATGACTGAACAGGAATACCATTTTCTTTCATTTTCTCTTTGAAATCATTTATACTAACACTTATTTGCCGAGTTTGGTAAATTAAATCTAAATAATCTCTTGGAAGCATTTTAATGTCTTCCTGCGGTTTTTCGTAAAATGGCGTAACATCACCTGGATATATAGCTTCTTTATCTAAATAATCATCTGTTACATAGTATTTAATAAATTGGTTTTTAGAAGAAAATTTATATTTTACGATCTGCTCACCTGGTAAATCTTCAATGGACAATTTTTTTAAATGAACTCTGTTTCTTTGAATGAAAGACGGTGCATACGATGGATCGGTGAACTTTACTCCCCTGATCCGTTGTTGTTCATTAGAAGGAGGGTGTAAAACTGCGATTTGGGCTTTCGATAACGATACTGAATCGAGTTTAAATTTTAATGTTACTTCTAAGTTAAATTCTTCTTCTCCCGAAGCAATGAAACGTTCTGTTTCAATGAAGGGAATATTCTTGATTTCTTTATTCTCACGATCCACAACCCAGAGTTTTGATCCACTGAGTAAAACACCTCTCACAGAACGTAAATTGGTTTTAATAGAACCAGTAATTTTTCCAGTTTTAGTATCATATCGATAAATACTGTTATCTGCTGAATCAGAGATCCATAACGAATCCCTACCATAACAAATATCTCTTGGTCGTGTGCGATCCGTAAAAAATCCACCTATTAATAGAGAAGTGGACTGGTCATAAATCTGCACCTTACCTGAATCTAAATCCAAAATATAATAATAATTTCCTACACTTGCAATTCCTGCTACATTTGCTAACGGAATCGAAATTTTATCCGTAATCCCACCTGAATTTGGATCTAATTTTAAAATCTGTTTTGGAGCTACGACTAATATTTTTCCTTCTCTAGAATCAAAACTGATTCCTCTTAAATTCGCCAAACCAAGATTATATATCTCTTGTTCACCTATTTCATTAATTTTAATGATTGCACGTCGATTCGTATCTATATACCAAAAATTAACTCCATCCCATGCTAAACCATATGCCTTATCAGAAAGTTTGTATTCTTTGCTTTCTTGTGAGAATAATGGTAATGTAAAAATGAATAATAAAATCCAAATACGTTTCAATCGCTTATACCTACTGTCTTAACTATCAGACGAAATAGATCATCGAGTAAAGTAGGATTATCATATTCAGAACCGATTATGATTGGTTTTGGGACGAAAATAATTAGGAAAGATACTAGTATCAAAATACCAAACAGGAATCGAGTTTTACCAATTCCATACATTGCATCTTTGATGAATGGATGTTCAACCTTTAACACATAATAGATCAAAAATCCCCAAACTAACCAGGTGAAATGAACCAAAGCAAATATCAAAAATAATCCAAATAGTATATGAATCCACTTTCGATATGATTCACCAAACATTGAATAAATGACATGTCCACCATCCAACTGTCCAAAGGGAAGCAAATTAATCGCAGTAACTAGGAGTCCTACCCATCCAGCTTTTGCCAAAGGATGAGCTTGGATATCCATAGTTGTAAAATCAATTGGTCCAAGGATCCATTGTGTTGAAAAATATGTAAATGCACTGTCACCAAAGAACAAAAAGCCTGACCTGTCAATATTGGAAGGTATCTCTACAACCTTTGATAAAGAAATACCAATGGTCCAAGCAACTAGAGAAAGAACCAAACTCACCGCTGGCCCTCCCACTCCAATATCAAACAAAACTTTTTTATTTGGGATTTGGTCATTGATTTTGATCACGGCACCCATTGTTCCAATCGGACCAAATGGTAACGGGATAAAATAAGGTAAACTAGCTCTAACGCCATAGTACCTTGCTGGTAAATAATGGCCCATTTCATGAGCTAATAGTATGAACAATAAAGACACTGAATAGGGCCAATTCTCAAAAAAATAGAGTTTATAATTCTCTAATGTTTGTGGAATCTCAGGATTCAAAAAAATATCAGAATAAGTTAAAGTGAGAAATGTAAGAAAAAATAATAGAATGTGAGTTGTTTTATTGGATTCCAAAGTCGAATCACCTAAAAATAAATTTATGAATCATTCAATCGAAAATTCTCAAAGAATCAATTAGATTCCGACAAAAAATGGACAAACAGAATTAGAAAGATGAAGGAAGTATCAGAAAAATATTGTTCCACTTTCTTTTAGGAAACTTAGAACTGTCTAAGGATTAGTCTTTCTCCAACAAATCGATGTTTGAAAATATAAGAATCATAAAAAAATTTGACCCTGCGGCAAAATCGTATCTGGAAATTGTTCTTTGTTACCCGGGTTTGCATGCACTTTGGTTACATAAACTAGCGCATCTTCTATATCGTCTGAGACTTCCTATCATTCCTAGACTCTTCAATTATTTTAGTCGTTTTCTCACTGGAATTGACATCCATCCAGGCGCAAAAATTGCACCCGGAGTTTTCATTGACCATGGAGCAGGTGTTGTCATTGGAGAAACAGCCATCATCGGATCTGGATCCTTGATTTTCCAAGGAGTGACTTTGGGAGGGACTGGTAAGGAAACAGGCAAACGGCATCCAACGATTGGGAAAAATGTAGTGATTGGGGCTGGTGCAAAAATTCTCGGAAACATCACCGTAGAAGACCATGTTCGTGTTGGTGCTGGTTCTGTTGTGATGCGTAATGTTCCTGCTGGATGTACTGTAGTTGGTATCCCAGGTAAAGTTGTAAAAGCTGGAGATGGCACTTCGGACAGTATGGAACAAATGTTAGAACACAATCAAATGCCTGATCCTATTGCAAAAGTTTTTTCTGTACTACTGGAGAAAGTGGAAACCCAACAACAATTGATAAACAAACTTTACGAGAAACAACAATTGTTAGAGAAATCCAACTCTAATCCCCCTGAAGATGATTTGTTTTTGCAAGAATTCATTCATGGAGATGGAATCTAGAATTCTTTTAACAATTCTGATTTTTTCTTTTGGTATTCTTCATCCGTTATCAATTTATTTTTCCTCATCTCTTCTAAAGTTTTCAATTTATCCGGAACGGATTTCCAATTTTCTTTAAGAATTGGAGTTACATCATCTTCTTTAGGATAACGATAAATAGGCGGATTTGGCATAATTTCCGAATTTTTATAAACGATCACATTTCCATAAATTTGATTTTTCAGTTGAGTTTGGTCCCGGTATAAACTTACGGATTCTTTATTTTTGAGCCATAATTCAGGTTTATAAATTGGTTTGATTGGTCTTGGTTGGAAAATCACCCAATCTTCAAAAGCATATTGAGTTGGGAAGGTGATATTGGTATTGATCTCTTGTAATAAAATCACAATTCCATTTTCTGTACCCATAATGTAAAAACTGGTTTTTAAAATTTTTACATTGGGAGACAATAGATCATCAATTTTGAAAATACATAAGTAGACTTTATTTTGGTCTTGCTCATTTATTTTTTGTACAAATCGTTCAATTTCTGATAAATAAGATTCAGGAACTAAGTGGTCCCAGTCTTCGTAAGCCAATACCCCTCTTTTGTATTGGATCGATGACAAAATTTTAGGTAGGTCTCTTAAATGGGCACTGCTTAGTTTTAATTGGCTCAATTGTGTTGGAAATAGTTGCCTCCAGTCCTCTTCCTCAACTTCAAAAAAGGCAATGGATGCTGTGGAATCAATCAATTTGATTTTTTGTTGGAATTGGGAGCAGGTAATGTTTAATAATAGTAAAAACAAAACAAAAGTTAATTTTGAACTTGCCGTTAATAGATTTATGAACGAAATTTTGAAAGTGCAAAAAAAATTGATCCTTCTATTTTTGCTCTTGTTCTTTCTTCCAATCAAAGCAGATTCCATTCCACAATTTCAAATGAAGGATCAATATGGGCAATCGTATTCTGATTCTTCAGTCAAAGGAAAACCCGTTGTTTTGATGGGATGTTTTTTACGTGATGTGGAAGTATGCAGAAAACAGGGCCGCAAACTCTACTGGAAAATGCAAAATTTATTATGGAAAGACAGTAACAAAGTCAATTTTTTGCTTTATTTGGACCTAAAGGAGTCAAACAAAATTGTTGAAGACTACATTGAAGAGTCTAAACACAAACAATATGAAAATATTTTGTTAGATAGGAAAGGACAACTTACAAATGGTTTGTCAAAGGGAGAGGTATACATTCGAATCTATAACAAATCAGGAAAACTCATCTCTTTCTCATACCAATCCCAAATTGAGGAAACACTGATTCAGGAAGTTTATGAAATTCTTAAAAAAGAAATTTAGTATCCAAACATTTTTCACATTTGTTTTCATTTGTATAAGTTCTCAAAATTGCCTTCATAAAAACCTCGACCAATACCAATTTTGGACTGGTTATGATCATTTACAAAAATCGATAAAATCCACTGCTAAAAATGAAATTCTTTTTGCAGCATTGGCGGGATCTTTATCAGACGATAATGAATCCCAACTATTAAAGAATTCCGATGGATTTCCTATGGTTACTCTTACGGGAAAAAAAGACCAAAATCAAAATTGGAATCTTAGATGGTATGAATTTGATTCTAAAAATTATGATTATTATGCCAATGTAACGTTCACACCAAAATCTTGGGCTGAAAAGGAAATATATGCTGTTGATCGAAAAATCATTCATAAACTGAATGGATACCAACCAAGAGACTTTTTCAAATGGCTGAATGAATTTGCTTTATTAGTGAGTGATCATAATGCATATCAGGAATTAAAATCAAATTCCAAAAATCTACAATTCCTCTGTAATGTTATGTATTGTCATACCACGGAGACTGCCGAGTGGCAAACTTTAGAATTTACATTGAATGAAACCACAAAATCTAAATTTCCAGGATTTTACCAACGAACAGGCAGCAGGTTAGAAAAAACAAAATTTAGTATCATGATTTGGGATAAAGGAAATCCATCCCATCGACTCAAAATAACAAACCAAGGAAAAACTTTAATTTTCCATTTTCCAGTGAACCCACCTAAAGATTATTTTCTTTCACCTCAAGAAATTCACTTTTCAGGTGATATTGAAATTCGTTCCTTTGGGATCACATTAAAAATTGATAATTTAGAATACAGACTCAAAACTATTTTTGAAAAGAATGCAGATACTCTACATGGAAATTTTTTAAAAATTGGAAAAAAAGAAATTAATGGTAACTTTTTTTACGTAATCCCACAAGGATTCGTTAATTTTTTTATCCCTGGAAACATGGATGAATACTTTGATGAATTCTTTACCTTACTCATACAAGGTACTCAAGGCAAAGGTGGATCACAACTACATGCCAAGTTTGAAAAAACGAAACAAGGTCAAATAAACACGATTACCACTTACAATGAAATTAAACGTAAGAAGTTTTCTTTGTTTGGAAATGATGATTCACAAAAAGCAAGTAATGACTTTGATTTTTTTACATCATGGGAAGAAGCAATGTTAGGTGATCTAAAATAAACAAAATTGAATTTTGACATGCAAGTTTCGTTTATGAATATCATTTACCATTTATAAAATTACGGAGTAATTCTTTTCCTTCTTCAGACCCAAAAGATTCGGGATGGAATTGAACTCCTTCTATTTTAAAAGTTTTGTGGCGTAATCCCATAATCTCACCCTTACCTTCGCCTGAAGAAACGCGAGCAGTCACTTCCAAATCATTTGGTAAAGAAGATTCTTTTGCCACTAGCGAGTGATAACGCATAATCTCAATATTTTGGGTAAGGCCAGAAAATACACCTTTACCATTATGTTCAATCGGTGATAATTTTCCATGCATTGCAACATTTGCACGTACCACTTCGCCACCAAACACTGTTGCCATGCCCTGCATACCCAAACAAATTCCTAGGATAGGAGTTGTTTTTCCTAACTCTTTTAAGAGTTCAGCACTCACTCCAAAATAGGCTGGGTCTGCTGGATGGCCTGGACCAGGAGATATGATAATCTTATCATAGTTTGCTTGTTTGATTTCAGAAAATGATTTTTCATCATTGCGAATCACATCCAATCGAAATGGAGTATCTCTTTCTTCTAAAATTTCGCCAATGATTTGGTATAAATTATAAGTAAAGGAATCGTAATTGTCTAAGATAAGAACTTTCATTTTGTTTCCCTACCCTTTTCCTTTTGCTTCTGTAACTATTGGATCTTTGTGTAAATCTAAGGCCTTACGAACGGATGCCATTTTATTAATGATCTCTTGGTATTCATCTTCCGGTTTGGAATCATACACAATACCACCTGAAGCTCTCACAAATCCTTTTCCATCATTTACAAAAAAACTTCTAATTGGAATGGCAAATGTACAATCACCATTGAACCCAAAACTTCCCACTGCTCCACCATAAGGTCCGCGAGGTGATTTTTCAATTCGTTCAATGATTTTCATGGATTCTATTTTGGGTGCACCTGATAAAGTCCCAGCTGGAAACGATGATGCAAGACCAGAGAACATATCTTCCTTAGAAGATAAAATACCGACTACTTCACTGGATATATGTTGTACATGTG comes from the Leptospira ellinghausenii genome and includes:
- a CDS encoding VOC family protein, with product MAAPKKKKLLTKSQPNVSPSKTNPITPFLMFNANLEEVTKFYTAIFKQSKVISVNPMQAEFILNGQKFSAYNGGPEFKFSWGVSFMIHVETQKEVDHYWNELSKGGKELMCGWVEDKYGMVWQVTPNILLELISHKDPKKREKATQAMLKMQKIDIAKLKESVK
- a CDS encoding ester cyclase — encoded protein: MEPKEQIETILRELFSNHKTNRIPEFFASHYISHTSKKDYKGLKIVSQWIQNLNRFLSDLKLVKLEFIHETNDLVVWKRTIKGKIKPSKNKKLPVGKLIKWEEMIVSKFKGNQIVEEWISSEFLGALLPLGKK
- the cysE gene encoding serine O-acetyltransferase, encoding MFENIRIIKKFDPAAKSYLEIVLCYPGLHALWLHKLAHLLYRLRLPIIPRLFNYFSRFLTGIDIHPGAKIAPGVFIDHGAGVVIGETAIIGSGSLIFQGVTLGGTGKETGKRHPTIGKNVVIGAGAKILGNITVEDHVRVGAGSVVMRNVPAGCTVVGIPGKVVKAGDGTSDSMEQMLEHNQMPDPIAKVFSVLLEKVETQQQLINKLYEKQQLLEKSNSNPPEDDLFLQEFIHGDGI
- a CDS encoding peroxiredoxin family protein, whose product is MFNNSKNKTKVNFELAVNRFMNEILKVQKKLILLFLLLFFLPIKADSIPQFQMKDQYGQSYSDSSVKGKPVVLMGCFLRDVEVCRKQGRKLYWKMQNLLWKDSNKVNFLLYLDLKESNKIVEDYIEESKHKQYENILLDRKGQLTNGLSKGEVYIRIYNKSGKLISFSYQSQIEETLIQEVYEILKKEI
- a CDS encoding DegT/DnrJ/EryC1/StrS family aminotransferase gives rise to the protein MLTSRKTFLPFALPSISEDAIEEVAQVLRSGWVTSGPKVKQFEMEFGDFVGSKETIAVNSATAGLHLALEAIGLSSNDAAITSSVTFTATAEVICYFGAEPILTDIDPIHNIMSPETLETTISSKCKWNGKELTSKKTGKRIKAILPVHLAGYTCDMEAILDIAKKYNLYVIEDAAHAFPAVHKNKMIGTWGDFTVFSFYATKGITTGEGGMITTHHKEFADRIRRMRLHGINRDAFNRPGWYYEVVDAGYKYNMTDIAAALGVVQLKESHGFWERRTEIAKHYNVEFSGLKGVKLPKEDENGIHSWHLYRIEVDPKMAKIGRDTLVEELKERNIGTSLHFIPIFEHPYYKKTFGFQRKEYPNACQMYDKSVSLPLFAGMTKTDEKDVIDAVKELLS
- a CDS encoding SHOCT domain-containing protein — encoded protein: MIDSTASIAFFEVEEEDWRQLFPTQLSQLKLSSAHLRDLPKILSSIQYKRGVLAYEDWDHLVPESYLSEIERFVQKINEQDQNKVYLCIFKIDDLLSPNVKILKTSFYIMGTENGIVILLQEINTNITFPTQYAFEDWVIFQPRPIKPIYKPELWLKNKESVSLYRDQTQLKNQIYGNVIVYKNSEIMPNPPIYRYPKEDDVTPILKENWKSVPDKLKTLEEMRKNKLITDEEYQKKKSELLKEF
- the ygiD gene encoding 4,5-DOPA dioxygenase extradiol codes for the protein MDTDKIQKSEIFPSLFLGHGSPMNAIEENEFVEGLRNVSKTFPEPKAILVISAHWLTDGTFVTAMEHPPTIHDFGGFPKALFEVQYPAPGNPSLAKEIQSLVKSQSVQLDYDWGLDHGTWSVLKHMYPRANVPIVQLSMDYKLSIEKHFEIAKELSPLREQGILIVASGNIVHNLRMVAWDRLNEVYGFDWALSVNQKVKDWILSGDTQSLFSIRSKGKEFEWAIPTTEHYLPLLYTIGTQFPSDQISFFNDKPVAGALTMTSVRLDSNPQLN
- a CDS encoding site-2 protease family protein; its protein translation is MESNKTTHILLFFLTFLTLTYSDIFLNPEIPQTLENYKLYFFENWPYSVSLLFILLAHEMGHYLPARYYGVRASLPYFIPLPFGPIGTMGAVIKINDQIPNKKVLFDIGVGGPAVSLVLSLVAWTIGISLSKVVEIPSNIDRSGFLFFGDSAFTYFSTQWILGPIDFTTMDIQAHPLAKAGWVGLLVTAINLLPFGQLDGGHVIYSMFGESYRKWIHILFGLFLIFALVHFTWLVWGFLIYYVLKVEHPFIKDAMYGIGKTRFLFGILILVSFLIIFVPKPIIIGSEYDNPTLLDDLFRLIVKTVGISD
- the add gene encoding adenosine deaminase, translated to MEVPFSEILSRIAVIDRDIAELNRLKSRLPADRPYSPTIQLTFDKQINTLLNERVSLMELPVLHPPLWLLPKEGMDGSEQTTLLKERKSLLAGDLSVSHPNEQDVINFIREIPKTEVHLHLEACVNKETLKFLYKKNGIEVTDQEFEDKYNFKDLNGFIQVFFFVQGSVKEASDLGYFIDSLADYLRSNNIVYCEAFFAPSKFIQNGLDFDEMVEVMVNRIRQIEVKDGISIRLLVDVSRSFGPENAMNNLKRVLGLKHKEVIGIGLGGAELMGPAKDYADVFKIARESGLRCVAHSGEDDGPWAIWDAVNLCKAERIGHGTSAIQDPELVRYMKENKIPIEICVTSNVFTGKYVRKEQNHPVRYYYDQGLMLCINTDDPDIFNVNLTYEFFKLYRFLDFSIDEIIDLVRQGVLCTFHPEKETLWKSMEEKINQIKVKYNLISDKQTISV